The genomic DNA CGCCGAAACCGTCACGAACGGCGATCCGACCTTCGCAGGCCCGCTTGCTGGAGTCTCGTTGGGACTCCCCGTGTATCACATCTTTGATGAAGCTATTCGTTCAGAGTGCGATCCCGCGCAGTGGGAAGAGCAGATTTCCATGATGGAAATGGTCCTCGATCCCGAGGCACTCGCAGCCGCAGTAAAAGGCATGCGTGACCAGTACAGCAAGGTTGCTCTGTAAGCCTTACTTATTTAACAGGATTTAGCAAAAGAGAAGAGCCGCATGGCTCTTCTCTTTTGTCTTATCCGATTGCTTTATTCTTCCCGAGATTTGAAATCCGGCGGATAGGCGATCAGGTACTGCTGCACACGCTGGTCAGGAGGCAGCGCCCCGATATCGCGCCAGGTGTGAAAGAATTCCTCGGCGGAGGCGACCGTATAACCGTCCTGGCAGTGGTCGCAGACGTCGTCGCTGTCCATAAAGATAAGCACGTCGTCAGCCGTCGTTTCTGTGCCCATGGTATCGTAACCGATGATGACGCGCCAGTGGCCGCCGAAGCGCATGTTCTCCACCATGATGGGCAGCCCAGCCCGCAGATTACGGATAACAAAGTCCCTGAACGTGGCGGCATCCTTAAAGAGACGCTCGCCGCCGCGGCATTCATGCAGGCTTGAGCTCACCCTCCAGCCGATCTCTTCAAAGAAGCGGCACATCCCCGCGGTGCAGGTACCGCCCTCGCCCCTTTCGTTGGGGGTGCCGCTGGAACCCATTCGCCGCATCAGCTCCGGTTCGTCATAATCGGTAACGCCGAAGTACCAGAGCACCGTCAGCGCCGCCGCGGGGCCGCAGCTGTAGCAGGCGGTCTGCTGATAGGTGGGATAGTTCGTGAGTATCGTCAGTCCCCTGTCGTTGCTCTCCATGGTAAAGAAATCCGGAGCCTTGAAGTACGGTGAGTTTTTTACGTCCGCGACGCCCTCGTAAGCGGCGCCGCTTTCAGGATGGGGAATTATGTAGTCGGGGCGCGGGACACGCCTTACACGCTTCTGCATCGTAAAAGCCTCAGTCGGCGATGGAGCTGAGCCGCTCAAGCTTCGTCTGTTTCTGGAGGAGCGCCAGCGCGACGCTCAGGATATGCGTGTTGTCCACCCACAGGAAGGAGGCGCTTGTAAGCAGTTTATCGGTGGCCTCCGCGGGGGTGAATACAAGGTTCCCGTTCACGATGCCCCATTTAAGCCGCTTCCATTCATAAAATTCAGACTGCGACCCCTTGAAGAGCCCTCTCTGCGTCACGGTAAGACCATTGTCGGAGACGGAGAAGTCTCCGAAACGGTAGTCCTTTCCCTTCCGCAGGCCGTCAAGCATCTCAGCCATCAGACGCTTCCCCACCGCGCGCCAGAAGCGTTGTGTAAGATGTTCATAGAAATCTTTCTGTTTGGTCTTGATCGTAAATTCACGGGTCTCGGTGCCGAAGGTGGCGAGATAGCGCATCTTCGGGAAGGGGCCGCCACGCCTCTGATCCACGCCCCAGCGGAGCCGGGTGATCGTTTTAAGGGGAAATAGTTCTCCGCAGTACAAAAAACCGGCAGGGGTAATGTCGAGGCTTTTTTTAAAGGGCCAAAGGCCAAAGCTGCAATGAAAATCTATTTCGTTATGCCATGATTTTTTATCCACGACAGACCCGCTCCTATAATTTATCTTTGATATCCATATATCCGGTACCGGAGATCGTCACAAAATACCTGACCTCCGGAATCTTCCTTGATTTTACTATAAAAGTGGCCGCTGGGGTCAGCGTAAACCAACGACCGGAGAAAATTAATTCGTGGACGCCCTCGTAGGCCAGTGCCGCCTCATCGAAAGAATATATCTCGTGCCGTAAATTTTTCGCGCCGCCGAGCCAGATTATGGTCACCTCATAGCTGCGGTCTGTGTTCTGCGTGAGCATGACGCGAAATTCCGCACTCTCGCGCGCCGCTGCGGCCATCCGGTACTTTATCCAGGTACAAAAATTTTTCGCCTCGTTTTGTATTATACGCCGTTCTCTCGCGGGCGAATCTGAAAGGGCCTGAAGAGAGATGCAGGAGAGGCTTCCGATGATCACCAGCACCGCGATCAGCTCAACAAGCAGAAAGCCCCTTTTTCTGGCGGCCTCAGCCCTCATTCCCCAGCAGCGAAAGGACCCACAGATAGAAGGGATGCTCTTTTTTGAATAATTTGCCGTTCAGGTCTGTACAGCCGTGCTTTGTCCACCCCTCTGTGAGCAGCTTGCCGTCGGAGGCGCGCACGACACGGTATTCAAACTTAATGCTGTGGACCTTGAGCTCAGAGACGCGGCCCCACAGCTCTATCTCGTCGTCGTAGCAGGCCGGATGCTTATAGCGGCAGTAGGCCTCGACGACGGGGAGCATCATCCCGTTTTTTTCCCATTCGGTATAGGGGCGGCCCCAGCCGCGGCAGAGTTCGGTGCGGGTCACCTCGAACCAGTCAAGGTAGTTGGCATTGTAGACGATCTTCATCTGATCGGTCTCGCTGTAACGCACCCTTATCTTAGTGGCCAGCGTATATTTATCTTCCATCGTCATTCTCCTCTCTTTATGCGCCTAAGGCTCCGCGTTTGTACAAAATATATTTCGCGCGGTCCAGCGGCGAGACCCCGCGGTAGGGCACCTCAAATCCTTCGCCTGGCGGGCAGGGAGCGTACCCGGCGGCGGTTGTGGATAGCGTGCCCCGGCCTCCGGTGAGCGAGGCCACGCGCAGCGGAAAGTCCATGCTGGAGGCGACAGGCAGCAGCCCCTCCATCGTAAAGCTGCCCTTGCGCACGACGGGGCTGTCAAAGGTGCCGCGCATCGTGACGATTTCCCCGATAAGCCTGCCGCTCGCCTCCTCCGGGAAGGTGAGGCGAAATTTCTGCATCGGCTCCAGAAGTTCCGTGCCGCTTGCCACGAGGCCGTCCATGATCCCCATCGGCGTCGCGAGCATGAAATCCAGGGGATGTGTATGCACAGTATGGTGTTCGCCGCCGACAAGCCTGATCCTGACGTCCGTGACCTCCCAGCCCTTCGGCCCCTGCCGCAGCGCCTCCGGGATGGTCTGGCGCACCTGCGCCTGGTAGCGCGTATATATTTTATCGTTTGCCACGGTGCTCTCAAAGACGACGCCGGCTCCGAGCGGCAGCGGTTCGATCTCAAAGTCCATCACCGCCCAGCAGGGTTTGGGCATGGTGTATTCGACGTAGCCGTGCGCGCGTTTGAGCGGACGCTCTTTATAGACGACCATCGGCTCGCCGAGAGCCGCCTCAAGGCCGAAGCGCTCGGCAAGCAGCATCTGCAGTATCTCTATCTGCAGCAGTCCAGTCACGCGCACAAGCAGCTCGCGCGGCTCTTTTTCCCAGATGACGTCCAGCAGCGGGTCCTCGGCGGAGAGCTCCGAAAGGGCGGCCACCAGCGCGGGATACTGCGCCGGTTCCGCGGGCGTCACCTTCACGCGCAGCACCGGCGCGGCGATCTCCGCCACGGGGGGCGCGCAAGAGGGGTCGCCTATGATGTCTCCGCTGACGGTCCCCGTCAGACCGTAGACCGCCCCCACCTCTCCGGCGCAAAGGCTGCCCTTGTCCTTTTCCTTAGAGCCCAGCACATCGCGTATCTGCGTCACCTTCTCGTCGCGTCCCAGGGTGACATTGCGCACGCTGTCGCGGTTTTTCAGCGTTTCTGAGAAGAGGCGCAGATGCGCCACGCGTCCGAGCGAGGGGTTATGTTCCACTTTGAAAACGACTCCTGAAAGAGGCCCGGCGGCGTCCTGCGCCCTTGCCAGCCGTGCGAGCAGCTCCAGAAGCGGCTCGACGCCCTCGCCCTTCAGCGCCGCCCCGCAAAGGGAGGGAATGAGTTTTCGCGCGTAAAAGGAATCTCTCAGAAGCGTGTCAAGCTCATCTTCGCCGAAAGCACCGGCTCCTTCGTCAAAGTATTTTTCCAGCGCCGCGTCGTCATATTCGGCAAGCGTCTCCGCAAGAGACTCTTTATCCTCCAGATCGATCAGGCGCGACGCGGTTCCAGTCAGCTCCCCTATCTCCGCCATAACCGACTTGACGTCGGCTCCGACGCGGTCGGTCTTGTTGATGAAGAAGAGCGCCGGAATGCCCATCTTATCGATGGAGCGCCAGATGAGCTCAGTCTGCGACTGTACTCCCTCTACGGCGGAGACGACGATCACGGCGAGGTCCATCGTGCGCACAGCACGCTGCACCTCGGCGGAAAAGTCGCTGTGGCCGGGAGTATCGATGATATATATCTTTACGCCCCGCCATTCTAGGAGCGCGGAGGCGGCACGGACCGAGATGCCGCGCCGCCGCTCAAAGTCCATAAAATCAGTATGCGCGCTGCCGTCGTCCACGCGCCCCAGCAAACGAACGGCGCCGGCCTTAAAGAGCATCTGTTCCGTCAGAGTGGTCTTTCCGCCGTCGACGTGGGCCAGAATGCCGATCGTCAGCGGGCAGGCTTCGTTTACAGCCAATGTATGTTTGCTTCCCGGCGCGGGGGGTACTGACGCAGCGGGCGAAGCTGGGGCCAGCCCATCATCTGCGCGCCGCAGACGTGTTCGTCCTCACCGATCCCAAGATATTCCCGCAGCGGCGCGAAGCTCCTGATCGCCATCGTCAGGTAACCGCCCCAGCAGCAGCCTATCCCCAGTCCATGAGCTGCAAGTTCAAGATAGGTAAGGGCGATAGCCCCGTCCTCCGGCCAGCGGTGTTCTTTCGGCACAACCGCGACCGCGACATGCGGCGCGCCGCGCAGCAGCGCGTCCTCCCCCGCCTTGGCCTTCGCGATCATCGCCGCGCCGAGCAGCGAGCCGGGGTCCGTGGGGTTCTTGAATATCTCCTCGCGGAACCAGCAGAGGATAAGGTTCGTTATCTCCTTGGTCTTTTCCGGCTCGTCCGAGACCACCCAGCGTATGGGCTGATAGTTCACCGCCGTCGGCGCCTGGCGCACCGTTTCGAATATCCGCGCGAAAAGCTCGCGCGGAATACGTTCATCCTTGAACTTACGGATGCTGCGGCGCGTCTTGAGCAGATTTTCCGCCTGTTCCGCCGTGGGCATCACTATATCCTCGCTCCTCACGATCTTTCCCTGATCCATGAAGGAGAGGGTATCGGCATATGTCGGACAGAAGAGCACGCACTGGGCGCACTGGATACAGCGTCCGCTGTGCTTCTCCGACATTTCCGGGAACCCGTCGTCGCCAAACTTTATTATCCCCGCGGGGCAGATGCGCAGGCATGTTCCGCATTTGGTGCATTTTTCACGGTCGATTCGCAGTTCGTTCATCTGGTCTCACACTCCTAAGTATCTTTTATATATTGGTCCGCCGGCCATATGCGCCGTACGCCTCGCGGCAGACACATCCAATCAGCGGAATACACCTTAGCTATTTAGCCGATAAAACGATTTAACCGGCGCTTCCTGAATAATTTTAACACTATGGAACAAATTTTTATCCTCCAATCACGCAAAACCAAGGAGCGCTCGTCCGCGTTTTAGGCTATAATCTGTGATTGGAGCAGAAATGCAGCCAATTACAGGAGGTAATTTGATGAAACGAATAATCATTACGCTGGTGCTGGTCACGGCACTATTGTCGCCAAATATCGCGATGGCGAATATATCGAATCTGATACCGCCCTTTCACTGGACCTATCATTCTCTAAGCAATCTCTCGGCCAAAGGGCTGATCGGCGAGCAGGTCGTCCCCGGCAAGAGCGCCTTCACGCCCGAGCAGGTGGTGGCACTTGTGGTGATGGCGCTCAAACACGCGGAAAACGACATTACAAAGCTCGGAGACGCGGAGCTGTCCAGCATGCGTCAGTTGGCGAGCGCCTACCGCCCATATTTCAAAGAGGCGGGCTACGACTATAACACCATACGCAACGACATAGAAATGGTGGCGATCCGCGCGGGGCTGACGGCTATCGAGACGAACGGCGGCTTTACGCCGAACCCCAAAACTCTCTCGGCAAAGGCTGCCTACGCCGTCAACAAGTTTACCTTCGACCTTTACCGGCAGGTGGCTGCTGAGCGCGGACACCGCAATCTTTTTATCTCGCCCTACAGCGTCACCTCGGCGCTCGCGATGACCTACGCCGGCGCGCGCGGCATTACGGAGCAGCAGATGGAAAAGGTGCTCTCTCTGTCGCCGGATATCCACAAGAATATGGGCGCGCTCATCAACGAGATAAACTCGGTGCCACAGGATATCGCGCAGGTGCACACGGCAAACGCCGTCTGGCCCGCGAAACAGGAGAAGATCCTGCCCGAATACGCGCAGACAGTCCGCGACTATTATAACGCGGGACTGACGCCGCTCAATTACAGAGCCAACCCCGAGTCGGCGCGCAAGACGATAAACAAATGGGTGGAAAAGCAGACGCAGCAGAGGATAAAAGACATCATCGGCCCCGGCGTGCTCAGCAAAGAGACGCTGATGGTGCTCACGAACGCCGTGTACTTCAAATCCTCCTGGCTTGAGGAGTTCCAGTCGGTAAATACCGTGCCGCGCCCCTTCTGGATAAGCCCGGATCGCTCCGTTAAAGTGCTGACGATGAACCGCACCGGAGAGCAGGTCGATTACGCAAAACTCAGCGACGCGGAGATCGTGGAGCTGCCCTACAAGGGAGGGCGTTTTTCCATGCTCGTGCTGCTTCCCGATAAAAAATCCGACATTGAAACGCTGGAAAAGGCGCTGAGCGCCGAGCAGCTCTCGAAGTGGATCGCGGCGATGACGCCGCAGAAGGTAAAGATATATCTGCCGAAATTCAAGCAGGAAAACGACTATGAGCTGGCGCAGACATTGGCAAAAATGGGCATGCCATCCGCCTTCAGCCCCGAGGCGGCCGACTTCTCCGGCATTACCGGTCTGGATGATCTCTACATCAGCAACATCGTACACAAGACCTTTATTGAAGTGGCGGAAGAGGGAACAGAAGCGGCGGCGGCGACGGCGGTCATCATGATGCGCACCTCGATGCCCGCACCCGACGACGACGCGGTCGTTTTCCGCGCCGAGCGTCCCTTCATCTACATCATCAGGGACAACACGACGGGCGCGATAATCTTCATCGGCAGGTACACAAGGCCATAGAATAAAAATCCCCTTAAAGCACAAAACAGCGGCATTCCCTGCCGGCCCTTGTCCGCAGTAGCGGACAGGAAATTAGGCAGGCGGGACGCCGCTGTTTTTCTCTTATCAATTAACAGCCGTCAGCGCTTCGCGAGCGCGATCTGCGCCTCGCCGTCCGGCGGCTGGCTCTGCATGAGGCTCACCGCCACGGTGACAAAGGTCGAAGAGAGTGCCGCGGGAAGCATCTCATACATGATATCCTTCAGGAACGGCGTATTATACCAGAGCACCGTCACGACGCCGCCTGTGATGATGCCCCCCAACGCGCCAAGCGCCGTGACCCGTTTCCAGTACAAACCGAGGATCAGCGGCGGCGCGAAGGAGGCCCCCATTACCGCCCAGGCGTAGAGAACGAACCAAAATACCATGCGCGTATTTGAAAGGGCGATGCAGGCTCCGCAGACACCAACGGAGACGATCACGATACGTCCCACTACTGTCGCCCACCTGTCGGAGAGCTTTTTGTTGAATACACCCTCTATGATGTCCAGGTGCACCGTCTGGGAAACTACCATTATCAGAGAATCAAGCGTAGAAAGGATCGCCGAGAATACCGCGGCCAGCACAACGCCGGCGACCATCGGATGCAGCCTGTCCTTTATCAGCACGGGAAAGGCAAACTCCGGGTCGTGGATCGTCGGCATGATGACCCGGCAGATAAGGCCGATCAGAGTAGCCCCGCTGACGACGGTGACCATCCAGAATACGCCGATAACGGCGGAGGTGATGAGCGTCCTGTCGTCGCGAGCCGTTATAAAGCGCTGCAGTATCTGAGGCTGCCCCATAAGACCGATCCCGCCGGCGGCGAGGCCGAAGGCAAAGGCAAAACCGGCGTATCCGCCGATACCCGCTGTCGCGTTCAGCAGCATGGGATCGAGCGCGAAGGCGCGCTCCCAAAAGGCATGCCAGCCGCCGAGATAGAAGATAAAGATAAAAGGCGAGACGAGCAGCACAAGCAACATGATCGAGCCCTGCACCACATCGGTCCAGACGACGGCCCGGTAGCCGCCAAGAAATGCATAGGAGGTGCCAAGGAAGGCGGAGACCCATATCGCATGTTCGTAATCCCAGCCGACGAGGGCCTCGAAGGCCTTACCGGCGCTTGTGAGCTGCGCGGAGGTGTAGATGACAAAGAAAAGGGTGATGATCAGCGAGGAGACGCCGCGCAGCAGCTTAGAGTGTTCTTTGAAGCGTACGCCGAAAAAATGCGGTATCGACATCGCGCCCGTGCATTTGGTGTAGCGGCGCAGCGCCGGCGCCAGGCAAATGTAGTTGAAGAAATAACCGAAGGTGTAGCCCACGCATATCCACATCATCGAAACACCGAAGGCGTAGGCAAACCCCACCGCGCCGGTAAATATCCAGCCGCTCGAATCGGTCGCGCCCGCGCTGAGCGCCGTCGGTATCGCGCCGAAATCACGGTCACCGAGGTAAAAGCCCTCGGCGGAGCTGGAAAAATAGCGGGTCGCGATAAAACCTATCATTATAAATATCACAAGATAAATGGCGGATACCGTGAGCATAGTATTCATTCGCCGCGTACCTCCCTTTCGCGCGCCCTCTCCGCCTTCATCGCGTAATAATAGTAAATCGTGATCGCTGCCAGGGCCGTCAGAGGAAAAATTATGAACATGAAGGTTATTAAAAATGGTATTTCCGGTAAAATATTCACCAGTCAGGCCGCCTTCCTGATTCCATCAATTATAAATACACCATTTAATTTAAAGTAGACTAACACAGTACAATTTTTTACGCAAACCCCTCAGAGGCGAAAATGGCCGGAGCTCATTAAAGACCCGGCCATTTCGCATATTGCGGCGTTATTTCTTCTTAGGCGTGTAGCCTATAAACTTAGCCTCCTGTTTGTAGCCGAGCTCCCACAGGGTTTCGCGGTATATTCTGAGATACTCTTTTCCCTCGGGGGTCTTGCTGCACTCGTTGACGATGAGCTTAAGACCGGTCTCACGCGCCTTTTTCTCATCTTCGGGGCTCCATCTGACGATCTTGATCTTCGGATTTTCCTTTCACTTCTCGCGCGCCTTTACCTCGGCGACATATACCATCGCCGACTGGTAGCGGGCGCGGTCACGGGCGACGATGATGATATCTTTAAGGTGCTGCGGGAGCTTCTCCCATTTCCCGGGGTTTACGACGAGCGGGAAGTATTCGCAGGTCCCGTTCTGGAAGGCGGGATCGACGACATACTTGGCGACTTCGTGGAAGCCCATGCGCATGTTCTCATCCCAGAAGGTCCATTCCGCGGCGTCGATGTTCTTCGTCTGGAAGGCGGTGTAAATCTCAGGAGCGGAGAGCGAGACGGTCGTCGCGCCAAGCACGCGGTAGTAAAGCGCGCCAAAACCGGAGGTACGGATCTTCTTGCCCTTGATGTCGGAGATCTTGTTGATCGGAACGACTGACATCAGCTGCTCATAGATAGGGCTTTCCATGATATGGCCAAGGTACTTGATGCGGTGCTTGGCGTAGAGCTTCGAGAAAAAGGGCTTGAGCTTTTCATCGAGGTAAGCGCCCTCCGCGTAGGTGTTGAGCGGGCAGCCTGGGCGTGTCTGGAGATTAAAGAGCGGATCTTTGCCGGTCCAGTAAGCTCCGTAGACCATCGCCATATCGACGACGCCGTTCGCCACATTGTCGAATGTCTCGAATACCGGGAAGAGGACTCCCGCCGCATAGGGCTCGATCACCAGCTCTCCCTGTGAGAGCGTCTTGACCGTCTTGCAGAAATCCTCGGCGATCTTCTGCTGCTCGGTACCAGGCATCGCGTGGGTAACAACGCGCCATCTGATCGCCGCGTCCGCGCTCTGCGCGGAAAAGGCCGCGAGAAGAAGCGCAACAAGTGCCATAACCTTAAAACTCTTCATAATTACTGTTTCCCCCTTAAAGTTTTTTACTGCTCTATAACTTAGCGTCCCATCGCAAGTCTGGGCAGCCAAAGCACAAGATTCGGAAATAGGAAGATCAATACTACAGATACAACCTGCAGGGCAAGGAAGGGCAGAGCGGCCCGGTATATCTCCATGATGTCCACATCCTTCGGCGCGCAGCCCTTGAGATAAAAAAGGCTGAAGCCAAACGGGGGAGAGAGATAGCCGCACTGCAGCAGCACGTTAAATACGAGGCCGACCCAAAGCGGATCATAGCCGAGCTGCGAGAGGATTGGCGCAAGGATAGGCACCGCGAGGAAGATGATCGCTCCCGGCTCGAGGAACATCCCCAGAAAGAAGATGAAGGCCGCGGAGACAAAAAAAACCATCGTCGCGCCGCCGGGCATGTTCATCGCCATATCGGCAATTATCGTGTTGCCGCCGAGGCCGGAAAATACCGAGCCAAAGGCCGAGGCGCCGATCATCGTCCAGCCGACCATCGCCGTGATCGAGAGCGTCTCATAACAGGAGCTCCAGACGATATCCCAGGTAAGGCGCCTGTTTAACAGGCCAATGATGATGGCTCCCGCAGCGCCGAAGGCCGCCGCCTCCGTAGGTGTCGCGATACCGTTGAGTATCGAACCGAGAACGATCGCGATAAGCAGCGCGGGAAGCGCCACACCCCGCAGCGAGCGGAATTTCTCGCCCCAGCTCGCGCGCTCTTCCAGAGGAAGCGCCGGCGCGAAATCTTTATTAAAAAGAGCCCCGATTAGCACATAGCCGATATAAAGTACCGCCAGCAGACCTCCGGCGCAGAGCCCTCCGGCGAAAAGGCCGCCGATGGAAACCCCGGTCACACATCCATAAAGGACCATGTTAGTGCTTGGCGGAATAAGCTGGCCAAGAGTACCGCCGCCCAGGACGCAGCCAAGCGCAAGTTTTTTATTGTACCCATGCTTGAGCATCTGCGGCAGGCCGATAAGCCCGAGGCCGATAACGCCCGCGGCGACGACGCCCGAAACCGCGCCGAGGATGGCGCCGACGATGACCGTCGCGATCGCCAGACCGCCGCGCAGCCCGCCGGACCACTTGAAAATAGTGTCATAGAGGTCGGCGACGACATTAGTCTTTTGTAATATATAGGCCATATATATGAAGAGCGGCACAGCCACGATCACAAAGTTGTTCATCGCCCCCCAGGTTGCGGAGACCAGCAGGTTGAGAGCTCCCCATCCCCAGAGAAAATAGGCAAAAATTATAGAAACAGCCGCCAGCGAAAAAGCTATCGGCACTCCGACTGCGAGCAGTACGAAGAGTAAGACAAACATCAGCAGCGGATAGAGATCACTTGACATCCGAGCGTTCCTCCTCTAAAGCATCTTCTCTCTCTTTATCCGTGCCTCTGCCCGTAATGATTCCGACCATATCACGGACAGACTGGTAGGACAAAAGCAGGCACGAAATAGGTATGATCCACCGGTACCACCATACATGCGGATTGAAGGGAGTCTGGTGCGTGGAACGCTCAAGCATCATCGTAGAACGCCAGGCGTTGGGGATACTTACAACCAAAAGCGTCAGGACGACGAAAAGGACTACCGCCTCTGAAAATACGGCGAATCTCCTGCGCCATTTGATACTGAGATAGGGAGCAAGCGCCTCTACGGCGACATGCGCCTTTTTCATATGGCAATAGGCCGCTCCCAACATAAAAAATGTCCCGTAAAGAAATATTGTTACCTCAAAACTCCAGATAGGAGTGTCGTTAAGCAAAAAGCTCTTCAGCGTGCTGTAGACGATCTCAACGATCAGCGGAAGAATTAAAAGAGAGATTATATGCGCGAACTTTCTCAATTTTAATTACCCCTTTCCCAAAAATTATGGTACTTTTCCCTCCACAAATATAAATCGACTGCCCTCCCTTATATTTTTATATACAAAACATTTGATGACACAATAGTTTCATCCAAACAAAAGCGCGTGAACACAAAGGCTCGACAAAGCGCTGTCTTGTACCACTGATATTCACTCTAATATTTTATTTTTAACCGTATTTTTTCTGACCCG from Cloacibacillus sp. includes the following:
- a CDS encoding TRAP transporter small permease, with the protein product MRKFAHIISLLILPLIVEIVYSTLKSFLLNDTPIWSFEVTIFLYGTFFMLGAAYCHMKKAHVAVEALAPYLSIKWRRRFAVFSEAVVLFVVLTLLVVSIPNAWRSTMMLERSTHQTPFNPHVWWYRWIIPISCLLLSYQSVRDMVGIITGRGTDKEREDALEEERSDVK